The Chanos chanos chromosome 16, fChaCha1.1, whole genome shotgun sequence genome has a window encoding:
- the camlg gene encoding guided entry of tail-anchored proteins factor CAMLG isoform X1, producing the protein MDPVDDSPPSGVTEEKTAAQKRAEIRRRKLLMNSEDRMNKIVGMSKHEGENNEASGRVREPRFHLDLDRNETSSPSISSKRLSPYLSETVGSSGTPSGTPERRGSPQPESSEVLSGGVRGEDVARGGQQRPWGELSGDEHSRGPRRRLQKYLSRFDDAVKLRGQIANEKTAQGGNSDPEELDSFRLFRLVGSVTLALFVRIFVCKYLSIFAPFLTLELAYMGLHNYFPKVEKKATTTVLTAALLLSGIPAEVINRSMDTYRKMGDVFADLCVYFFTFILCHELLLLFGSEMP; encoded by the exons ATGGATCCTGTAGACGACAGCCCTCCATCCGGTGTTACCGAAGAGAAGACTGCTGCGCAAAAACGAGCTGAAATTCGGAGACGAAAATTGCTGATGAATTCCGAGGACAGAATGAATAAAATTGTTGGCATGAGTAAACACGAAGGAGAAAACAACG AAGCTTCCGGACGAGTCAGGGAGCCGAGATTCCATTTGGATCTAGACAGGAATGAGACCTCCTcaccctccatctcctccaaaagactctctccctacctctccgAAACAGTGGGCAGCAGTGGTACGCCGAGCGGGACCCCAGAGAGGAGAGGGTCTCCCCAGCCCGAGAGCAGTGAGGTTCTTAGTGGTGGAGTCAGAGGTGAGGATGTGGCCAGGGGAGGACAGCAGAGGCCGTGGGGGGAGCTGTCAGGAGACGAACACTCTCGTGGTCCACGCAGGAGGTTACAGAAATACCTGTCGCGCTTTGATGATGCGGTCAAGCTCAGAGGCCAGATAGCCAATGAGAAAACAGCCCAGGGCGGTAATTCAGACCCAGAGGAGCTGGACTCCTTCCGGCTCTTTCGGCTGGTCGGCAGTGTCACGCTGGCCCTGTTTGTCAGGATCTTTGTTTGCAAGTATTTG TCCATATTTGCACCATTTCTGACCCTTGAGCTGGCCTACATGGGCTTACACAACTATTTTCCAAAG gtgGAGAAGAAGGCGACCACCACTGTTCTCACAGCTGCACTCCTGCTCTCCGGGATTCCAGCGGAGGTGATTAATCGTTCCATGGACACTTACAGGAAAATGGGTGACGTCTTTGCCGATCTTTGTGTCTACTTCTTCACCTTCATCCTGTGTCATGAGCTTCTCCTGCTCTTTGGCTCTGAAATGCCCTGA
- the camlg gene encoding guided entry of tail-anchored proteins factor CAMLG isoform X2 produces MDPVDDSPPSGVTEEKTAAQKRAEIRRRKLLMNSEDRMNKIVGMSKHEGENNASGRVREPRFHLDLDRNETSSPSISSKRLSPYLSETVGSSGTPSGTPERRGSPQPESSEVLSGGVRGEDVARGGQQRPWGELSGDEHSRGPRRRLQKYLSRFDDAVKLRGQIANEKTAQGGNSDPEELDSFRLFRLVGSVTLALFVRIFVCKYLSIFAPFLTLELAYMGLHNYFPKVEKKATTTVLTAALLLSGIPAEVINRSMDTYRKMGDVFADLCVYFFTFILCHELLLLFGSEMP; encoded by the exons ATGGATCCTGTAGACGACAGCCCTCCATCCGGTGTTACCGAAGAGAAGACTGCTGCGCAAAAACGAGCTGAAATTCGGAGACGAAAATTGCTGATGAATTCCGAGGACAGAATGAATAAAATTGTTGGCATGAGTAAACACGAAGGAGAAAACAACG CTTCCGGACGAGTCAGGGAGCCGAGATTCCATTTGGATCTAGACAGGAATGAGACCTCCTcaccctccatctcctccaaaagactctctccctacctctccgAAACAGTGGGCAGCAGTGGTACGCCGAGCGGGACCCCAGAGAGGAGAGGGTCTCCCCAGCCCGAGAGCAGTGAGGTTCTTAGTGGTGGAGTCAGAGGTGAGGATGTGGCCAGGGGAGGACAGCAGAGGCCGTGGGGGGAGCTGTCAGGAGACGAACACTCTCGTGGTCCACGCAGGAGGTTACAGAAATACCTGTCGCGCTTTGATGATGCGGTCAAGCTCAGAGGCCAGATAGCCAATGAGAAAACAGCCCAGGGCGGTAATTCAGACCCAGAGGAGCTGGACTCCTTCCGGCTCTTTCGGCTGGTCGGCAGTGTCACGCTGGCCCTGTTTGTCAGGATCTTTGTTTGCAAGTATTTG TCCATATTTGCACCATTTCTGACCCTTGAGCTGGCCTACATGGGCTTACACAACTATTTTCCAAAG gtgGAGAAGAAGGCGACCACCACTGTTCTCACAGCTGCACTCCTGCTCTCCGGGATTCCAGCGGAGGTGATTAATCGTTCCATGGACACTTACAGGAAAATGGGTGACGTCTTTGCCGATCTTTGTGTCTACTTCTTCACCTTCATCCTGTGTCATGAGCTTCTCCTGCTCTTTGGCTCTGAAATGCCCTGA